The nucleotide sequence CCGGCAGACTCAGCAGACGGTATTGGCCGTTGCTCTCAGACATAGCCGGGATCTGGCTTCCGCCTGTGCCAATGGGAATGGTCATTTGAAGCAGTTGTGGAATGCAGCTCGGGTTGAACACCCATCGAGCATTCTGGAAACAGCCAGGGTGAATTCTCCCCAGCATGTTGACGAGATTGGCGTAACTGATCGTCGCTGCTGCCTGCCCTGAATCTTTCGCAACGGTGATCGTGCTGTCGGCATTCAGGACACTCAAAGGCTGTCCGCCGCCAACCCCCGAAACAAGCATAGTCCGGTCAAGGCCGAACCCAAGCGCCGTTCCCATCAAGGTGGGTAGCGACGATGTGTAGGCCGTGGCATCAGCCAGCAGTTCATTCGTGGTTGGAACCATAATGACGGCTTTTTTCGCATACAGCGCCAACTGCTTCAGTTTCGGCATCTGGTAATCGATCTCACCAGCTTCCGGCACCCATTGCAGTTGAAGGCCGCTGTAAACGTCGCCGGTTGCGTGCGAACTGTCATCAGGGGTCGTAATGATCTTCTGACCGTACTTCATCCCCTCGACGCGACATCGTGGTCGCATGAACTCACCTTCCGGTGACGCTCCCAAGATTTCATAACTCTGCTCCATCGGAACAGCGTAGCCGCCGTCGCTGGGAATGCCTTCATTGGCACCCGCCGCTGCCATACGGACTGCCTGAGTACCCTGCTTGACGTTCCAGCAGAAGTCCGCCATCGACTTGAATTCAGACTTTGGCGCTGGCTCCCCGAAGATAACCTCGGGTGAGTAGTGTTTCAGTTCCCGATTCCCCTGCCGGAAACGGCTTGGGGTCGAGTCGCCTTCCGTGGCCGCAACGTATTCGGACTGCCGCTGAGCCTGTCGCCGAGTGACCAACTGGCCATCATTCCGCAGTTCAACACGCTGGCCGACTTCGTCGAGTGGGATCTTCGCTGTGGTCATCTGCCTGACCAGGTTGACCACCTGAAGACACGCGTCGAACTCCTGCTGAGCCTTCTGAGGGACGGTTTGAGGGTTTTCCTCAATGATCGCATCCATGCGGCCTTGCATGGTCTGCAGGATGTTAGAAGCATCAAACTTTGACATCCGACTTCTCCTTGATTGGACGCACCGCGCCCGGTTGACTTGCGATAAACTTTTCCAGTTCGTCGAGTCGCCAACGAATTGAGCGTCGGCCCACGCGAATCGGAGCGGGAATGCGTCCCTGATACCATGCGTCGCGGACGCCTCTCGTTGTCAGGTGTAGCATCTCTGAAACACCTTCAATTGTGATCAACATAGTTCGGGAACTCCTTGTCACCATTATGAATGCTTGTGAAGTAAGGTGAAGGTGGCTTCAGAGGCTTTGTGTCTACTGGTAGCGTTTGCTTCATCCCCCTCCAGAAGTGGGATTCGCAACCCTTGTCACGACATCCCAACGTCTGGACGCGAAACCCGCTGCTGATCCTGCTACGGATCACACACTGAGGCCGCCCGCAGTTTGGGCATGGTGGTCGATCAGTTGGCTTCGGGGTTGACACGCGGTCCCTCCGTGAGGCCGTTGCGATCAGCAAACCCGGTGGCGTTCTTGGGGTCGCCACTGTTCCGCAGTCGGTCTGCTGCGATCGTCGCGAACGTGTTCCCCAGCTCGTCGAACAACTCACCCAGCTTCGGATGTGCCGTGTGCTCGCTCATCCCCCAGCAGACAATCAGGCTGTCTGCGATATCCGCGTCACTCCAATGTGATAACCTAATCCTGCCGTTGACCGCTGGTCGTTCTGCTCCGGGGTGAGCCAGGTTCCACACTCGCCGGTCCATCTCGAATTCGGCCATCTGGCCCAACAAGTACGCGAAGCCCTCAGCGCCTGCCTTGAAGTGATCCTCCGCAGCCAGGTTGAGCGCTGCCAGCTCCAACTGAGTGAACATTGAGAGCGGACATTCGATCGTCTGAAATTCTGTCATCTGTCGTTCCTTGACTGAGTGAAAAACTGAGTTTTGTTGCAAAAACACAAAGAGCATTACGTGGCGGTTTCCAAGCGGCTTGACTGCCCCCTGACCCCACCCTCCCGTCGCTGTCGTTCGCTACGTTCGCGTCAGCCGCTGTGGTTGTGGCTCGCGAGTGTTATCTGACTCCTGTTCTCAAACCCACGCTTAGAACGCGTTTGGTGGAACATTCCGTCTATTGAGGGCGCTGTTCGTGTCTTGCTGGCTTAGAACGTGGTCTCACCGAATGCGTCCGCAATCAGACTCGGGTCGACTGTCCGATCCACACTCAGACAGACAGTCCTCCTAAAGGAGGAGGACTTGTCTGAGTGAGACATATCGGACTCAGACAGTCGGATAGATTCAAGTGTTTGTCTGAGTGATCTGAGTGCTTCCAAACCTGCATCAGTGATCTTGAAACCAGGGTAAGGTTGTTTCCGGCTCTTCTGAACTTCACAAGGTTTGATGAACGCTTGACGCATGAACGAAGTATGGAACGGTCCGTATGCAGCCCCACTTAACCCGGATAAACCAGCAATCTGAGACTTCGTGTCACCGTCACGGTAGGTTTCGTAGACTTCAAGGATTTTGATCTGTTGTTCAATTTCCTTCAGTCGCTTGGCTTCATTAGCTTCATCGTTGTTCTTTGTTGCTCTGCGTGGTCCCTCACGCTTCAGGTCGTTCGGATCCAAACTTTCATCGATCGTCCAAAGCGGATACTCAAACTTCATCACGAACTTGTCGACTGGAGGGGACGATCGGATCGCCGCCTCGAACACTGCCGCGCCTTCAACTTCGTGTGGTCGCAGGACAGCATGGACGTCTGCCGCTCGACTCATCGCACCAGCACCAGATCCCACGTCGGTGATCGCCTTGGCGGATTGATTCCCCTTGGATGAATGAATCACGCAGACGATCGCCGCGCCGAGACTCGACGCTATTTGATCCAGACGGTTGTACATCGCAGTTTGGTCGGAGTTGGAGTTCTCATCCATCCCCGGATTGGCAAATCGATAGAACGCATCCAGCACGATCAGCGAGTAAGTGCCTTTCGGAATTCGGGACAAGCACCGCGACAGCTCATCCAGGTTCATCAGTTCGCCGCGTAACGACTTGATATCGACTTGTCCGGCATAATCTTCGGGAGACAAGTTCATCGCCTCAGCCACCCGTCGAATCCTGCTTGCCAAGACTGGCTTTGATAGCTCGTTGTCGATGATGAGCACTCGCCCCTTGCAAGCCCAAAATCTCCCCAGCCACTTCAATCCGCAGGCCACACACAGCGCCAGACATAGCACCAGCCAACTTTTGCCGAGCTTTGACGCGGACACGAAGTTCATCGTCTCACCGAGTCTGACAATCCCTGTGAGGACGTAGGGAGACAGCTCAGAGTTCTCGTCGCAGAACGTCGTAACGTCCGTCACCGCGAACGGATTGGCGCTTACCGCCAGGCTTTCGGACGCGGTGGTGACTGTGTCAATCACTCGCCCCCACATCTCAGACGGATCTGCGGATGAGTACCTTAGCTGCCGAAGTACCTGCTTCGCAGCATTCCTCACATCACGTGTAGCGGCCAGTTCACGAACGGTCTTCGCGTACGTCCGAAAGTGTCCGGCATGCGGCAACGCCTCCATGATCTCAATAAGAAACGCCGCCCCGCCGACCTGCTCGAACATGCCTTGCGAGTTCAGTTCATCGGCAAGCGTGAGTTCATCAACCGCATTTCCACGGTCCGCAATTTTCAGGATCGTTTGATACAGCAGGCGAAGTTGGTCGTTGTAGAAGTGGCGCGGCTGAATGGTATCGACCAGGTCCGGCAGGACAGTGCTATCCAACAGGCAGCAAGCGACAACAGCCTTTTCAGCTTCGATACTGTGCGGTGGAATATCGTCGATCTCATTCAACCGGCACCCCCTTTTCCAGAAGTGCCGACAGTCTCTGAGCGGATGATCGGAGTCCTTCGAGTTCGTCAATAGACCGCTCGTCGCGGCTAAGTATCAATGCCGAATCCAGATCCTCCAGAGCCGAAGCGAGGGATTGGCTGAAAGCATGGCTGTGCCTGAGTGCCGCGAAACCCTCTTGGCGAAGTTGCTGTGGATTCAGTTGGGACAGACTGTTAAAATTCATTCGTCGATTCCTTTCGACGGGCCGCGACCTAGCAGGGTGACGCGGTCTCGTCATTGAGTGAGAGAATTTGGATTCGAACCATTCCCCCTTTAGGGGGAGTGACACCTTGATCAGTCAATCTTGCTCTGTGTCAATCACACAGTCGCATGGCTCTACCACTTGAGCTTCGCTCTCGAGTATCTCACCGAGTTCCTGCCACGCGGCCGTCATCTGTTGGGCATGCGATTGAGTTGGAAAAAACCGATTCAGTGCCGCAGCATCGTGAAGTTGTTCGATTCCAGCATTGAGTCGCTGCAGCAAGTCCATCACGTCACGCTGCAGGTCGAACGCTACGCTGAGAGTTGAAAAGACGTTTGCATCTGAGGCAACGTAAGTTTCTTGTTCCGACTTGGTCATACGTTTGATTCCAAAATGAGTTGAAAGATAGGACTGCGATTCCGTCAGTCAGTTGATCTCACCAGCACCGTCGAACTTGGACATCCACGCCTCAAGTTCACTTTTCTTGACCTTGCGACATCGCCCCACCTTGAGGCTTTTGAGTCGACCGGAATTCATTTCGGACTGAATGAACGTCCGTTTCATCCCAGTGATCGCCATCACCTGATCGAACGACAACCATCGTTCCGTAATGATTGTGCCCCCCTGTTCTGCTTCCGCCATTCCTTGCATCTGTCTCTCCAGTACGAGTGTTCTTATCGTTATCGCCGTGCGTTGTTGCTGGGCGACGACGACTATCTTAGAAACGAAAATGCCTCGCACAATGTGATATGCGAGGCATTCGGACATAAGCGGAGAATCGCGGACTTAGTACCGAGTTATTGCACGATTACAAGTGTTTTTCCCACCCTTTACCAAGAGATGTGGGGTCGACGCGGTATGACTTCGTGGTTATCTTCACGTTTCTGATCGCTTGAGTTTTCAATCGGCGTACGAGTGTATCTTGTTCAATATCTAAGATCTTCCTCAGTTGCGAGGGCGTGAGAATTACCCAATCGTTGTCTAGGTGATCATCTTCTGTCGGTGATGATTGCCTTGCCACTACTGCGGTCGCGGCTGTTCTCGTTTTCTCTGAATCAGCTCGATCATTTTCACTGACGATCTCGATGGCTGTATGAATTTTACCAGCGAGTAGCCCCATCTCGATTCTCATATCGTCCTGATCGGCGTCGCCATCCAACAGGCGGTTGAACACCGCCTCGACGCGATTAAGAAACTCATGGACTCTCTTAAATGGCAGTTCGTACTTGACTGAATATCGCGACATCGCTCTGTCAGCCAACTCACTTGGACGAAACACCCATGCCTCTGACGCCTGCATGGGTTTGCTTCGATCAAGTCGTAGTTCAATGTTTCGTTGCCAGAACCATAATTCGAGCAAATCCCCCGAATACGGGTATGGATTCGGGATCTCTGGACAGCCCCGTCGAAGTTCCTCTAACGGATCTCGTTCGTCCTTAGCCATTCGGTCCCCGTTTCGTTGGGACTGTTCCAAAAACTCGCGAGCCAGGCCAGTGAAACTTCCAGCTTTTCGACCGAGTTAATTAGGCTCGGCCTAGGCTCGCGCGTACCATCAAGAATTACAGCCAAAGCGCAACCAATTGGCCGTCGAATGGCGATGATACGCGATTGCATTCCTCCGTGAAACCTCTATATACGATCAGTCACGACGTTTCACGTTTGTAAGCAAATAGGTTTCCTAAACCGTAGGTCGGTGGTTCGAATCCACTCGGGGGTATTTTCATGTCAGAGTCTTCCGCGGTACTGGGCAGGATTGAACGGACGAAAGTTCCTCCCTTTCTTTATGGGACCGCGTGGAAGGAAGAGCGGACGCGGGAGTTGACGGTTGCGGCTCTGAAAGCCGGGTTTCGCGGAATCGATACCGCCAACCAGCGGAAGCACTACGACGAAGCCTCCGTCGGACTTGGCATCGCCGACGCCATTCAGAGTCAGCTTGTCGCTCGCGAAGAACTCTTCCTGCAGACCAAGTTCACCTTTCGCCCCGGTCAGGATCACCGACTCCCCTATGACCCGGCGGCGCCGGTGGCTGAGCAGGTCAAGCAGTCCTTCTCCAGCTCCCTGCAGCATCTGGGAACCACCTGGATTGACTCGTACGTGCTGCATGGGCCTTCTCAAGGAACCGGCCTGGGCAAAAGTGACTGGGAGGCGTGGAGTGCCATTGAGTCGCTGTATGAACAGGGATTGATCCGCTGTCTGGGAATCAGCAATGTTTCTCTGGATCAGCTACAGACACTGACCGCCCGCTGCCGGATTGCTCCGCATTTCGTGCAGAATCGCTGTTACGCGACCATGGGGTGGGACGGGAGAGTGCGTGATTTTTGCCGCACAAACGGAATCGTCTACCAGGGCTTTTCGCTGCTGACGGCCAATCGCCCGGTGCTGGCTCATCCTCAGGTCCTGAAGATCGCACAGCACTACGGACGAACCCCCTGCCAAATCGTATTTCGGTTTGCACGGGATGTGGGAATGCTTCCCCTGACCGGTACGACCAGTGTGGATCACATGCGAGAAGATCTCGAGGTTCTGGACTTCCAGCTTCAGCCGGATGAGCTGAAGCTGATTGAGCGTGTTGCGATCGCTTGAGATTCGGGATGGACTCTGACTCGGTCCACGGCGGTCTCAGCAGCACGGCGGGGGTCAACGATTTGAGCGAGTCCCCCAACTGCTGACACTCGCTGCTGAATGCACGGCTTGCTTCAGCCCACCTGAGTGGTTCCATCGCCCATCCAGCGATACCATGGAATGACTGCATTTCAGCCTGCTTTGTTTGATCTGGCACTTTTGGTCCGAATGGTCCCCCTGGAACGTATCATGAAGGCCTCGATCGCGCGACTTCTCTGCCTGGCGACTCTGTCACTTGCCGCCTCTGCGACGTGTTCTGTCGCCAATGATCTGGAGCTTTTTCGGCGACCGGCACTGGCAGAACAGAGCCAGGAGATGCAACTGAGAGGAATGCTGCTGGCACGCATGGGTCACCAGGACGAAGCTCTCAGGCTCATGCAGGAGGCTGTCAAACTCGCTCCGTTCTCGGGAGTTGCCCGGTACAATCTGGCGTGCATCTATGCAAAGAACGGGAAAGGGGATGAGAGTCTGGCGGCGTTGAAAGAGTCGATCGAACGGGGATTCGCCCAAGTCGGCATCGCAGCGAAGGACCCAGACTTCAATTCGATTCGCGACCGGGCGGATTTTCAGGAATTGATGGAAAAGTACGCTCAAAAGCAGATTGAACCCAAGACACCCCATCCGGCGGAACTCGAAAAGAATATCGCCTGGGTGGGATCCGACAATACGATCTGGGACGAGCCCACTAACCTGCTGAAGACCGGGTTCCAATGGAAAAAGCCCGTCAGGCAGCCTGCTGTGATTCTGGAGCATGGCGAAGTCGGAAAGCGATTGAAGAAGTGGTTCGCGGAAGGGTCCGCTGCTGGCAATTTTGGAGATCTTTATGACAACTGTGACTCGGATCATTCCAACCTGAAGTACGCTCAGTTCCCGCAACTGCACCGGATCGAGTACAAGCCCGAGATTCTGTCGGAGATTCAACAGGGATTTCAGCACCGCTTTCTCCATGGCGGGGTGGTGATCGGGAATTCGTCCACATCATTGGTCTCGACTCCGCTGTGGCGCAGCAACGTGAGAATGGCCTACACACGTCCCACCTGGATCACGGCCCTCGCCCGGCAGTACACCCTGAACCATCTGTACGTTTATCCGGAACATACCGACCACGATCCCGGCCACAACGGTTCCGGAGGGGGATATGGGGATCTGTTCCCCGCCAACACGCCCTACGTGCTCATCAGCCAGGGATCTTCCTACACTGACCAGCCGTTCCTGGATGCCTTGGCCTGCACGCTGGCTGCATTTCGGCCTGAGGTCAAGAAAAAGCTGGTCGACAGCGGGTTCATCGCCCCCACCCTGCAGCAGATTTTTCGCTCCAACTACAAGGCATTGAACAACGAAGACGAATATCTGACGGGGGTGGCACACCCATCCGTATTTGATGGAACGCTGATCGACCCACTCAAGATGATTGAAGCGGCTCATGCCATGACGGAAACCACGATTCCTCCCGTTGTTCGTTTTCGGATCGAGCAACAGGATCGCGGCATCGTCGGGCGGGATTACTTTGATGCGGCTGACCGTGAGCACCTGTTTGACACCGCGTGCGCTATCGCGAGAGTGGGGCGTTCGATGCAGTTTCGCCGCCGGATGATTGTCTCCGCACGAGAAAGTATCGACCTCAACGGGCACCCGCTCAAGTATCAATGGGTCGTGCTGCGGGGGGACCCATCGCTGATTTCTCTGAAACCTCTCGACGAGACGGGGAGCCGAGCGGATATCACGGTGGCCTGGCACCCTCGTCGCAAAATTCAGCCCGACAGTGATATTGAATCGAACCGCGTCGATATCGGTGTGTTCGCGTTTAACGGGACCCACTGGTCGCCCCCTTCGTTCATCACGTGGTACTTTCTTGACAATGAAGACCGGGAATATGACGAATCGGGTCGCATCCTGTCCGTCTCGTATCACGGGGGAACGGACAAAGGGAACTACGCGGACCCCCTGATCCAGACCCCGAAGACCTGGAAGGATGAGTACAAGTACACGCCAAACGGAGATCTGATCGGATGGACCCGCACACGGGCCAACATCCCTCGCAGCAAACCGGAAGACTTCACCTATGACGGCGCACTCATCATCGCGAAGGATGAGCTGGGGCGAGCAACGGAGGCTCAAACCGTACGCTATTTATCTCAGTCGAACGGCAAAGCCCTGCCCACGCTGGTGCAGCAACTCGGCGACGAGATTCTTCAGTATCAGTACCAGGACGTGAACGATCAAATCGGCAAGGTCGTCGCGAAAAAGAGGGCCCTTCCCCCCTCCGACAAGCCGACACCCGAATCACCGACTAGTGCTAAGCAAGAGTAGAGGCAACGTAGAGAACGCACAGGGTCGCCTGAGGGGCTCTACTCGACTCGTATCGCTTCGCATTCGGGTTCTCGGCGTCTCTTTCCCATTCGGCACGCCGACGGGCAGGAGCGCCGCGAGCCGGTGTTACCCGGCTCACTGGCTTCATCATTTGTCCGATGACGACGGCCCGGTGGTGCCTCGCAGCTTGAAATCCGCCGCAGGCCCGAAGCTGGCGTTGTATTGACAGTCCGCCAAAACCTCATCGCCGGTAAACTTGAAACGGACCGTGGCGGTGAACGGTGTTTCGTAGAAGCAATACTGGGCGGTAAAGGTGTCGTCAGCAGTCCAGGCGCCACTGACCGCAACCGGCTGCGACGCCCCTCCGCTGAATGCCGTTCGCCCGCGGGTCCAGTCCCCGCTGCGACAGACGGTCGGATACTCCGTCCCATTACAACGAAGAGAGATCGTGACTTCCCCTGCAGATGGCCCCGATTCAAACCGGACGGCTTCCAGTTGGTGTTTATTCTGCGCAATGGCGTACTGCTTACCCAGGATTTTCGGAGGCATGGCGGCACCCGTTTGCGGCGGAATCCGCAGACTTGCCAGCGTCTGCTTGAGTTTGGCGGTGGCCTCCGGGTTCGGGGCTTGAGGCTCAGCGTGAAACGCGGGCAAGAGTCGGTCCCAGACGACATTCAGTACATCGGGCATATTTTTGACGCCACTGGTGATGGCAATGACCGCGTCGAGTTCCGGCAGGACAACGCAATACTGGCCGAACGCGCCGTCTCCGCGAAATGCACCATGACGACAGCGCCAGAACTGGTAACCATACCCCTGGTCCCAGTCGCTGGCGGGATTGCTTCCTGTGGCAGTCTGACGGGCGGTCGCCTCGCTGATCCACTTCTCGGGCACAAGCTGCTGACCGTTCCACTTCCCCTTCTGGAGGTAGAGCTGTCCAAACCTGGCGATGTCTTCGGTACGGATGCTGAGTCCGTAGCCCCCGGTCGAAATTCCCTGGGGACTTGTCTCCCACTGCGGATTCTCGATACCGAGGGGATCGAAAAGTCTGGGACGCAGATAGTCAATCAGCTTGACTCCCGTCACTTTCTGCACGATGGCCGACTGCATGTAGGTGGCTGAAGTGTTGTAGAGAAAGTGAGTCCCCGGTTTGAAGGGGACAGGATGTTCGAGAAACGACCGGGTCCAGGGGACGCTGTCGGTCCGGAGTGGCTCGCTCTGATGTCCCGTCGCCATTCTCAGCAAATCACTGACTCGCATTGCCTGCAGATGATCACTCGGCGCGGCAGGCACATCTTCCGGAAAGAATTTGACGACCGGGTCGTGGAGGCTCACCTTGCCCTCTTCAATGGCCAGCCCGATCGCGGTCGAGGCGAAACTTTTACTGAGAGAATAAAGGGAATGCCGTGCTTCCGCGTGGTAGGGAGCCCACCACCCTTCTGCCACTACATGACCGTGCCGGACCAGCATAAAGCTGTGGAGAGAATCAAACTGACTGTCGGCCGCTTCAACAAACGACAGAACCGCAGCCGACGAGATCCCCTGCTCTTCGGGAGTGCTCCGTGGCAAGTCTTTTCCGCGAGAAACGGTGGGAATCAGGAGCATCGCGGCGAGCGCAACCGTGATCGGGAACTTCATGGTCAGGTCCTGCAGATTCAAGTTCGTAGATTCGTAGATTCATGGAACAGCAATGTCACGCGAAGTGTCGCTGAAATCCCGATAACAGGACAGCCTTGCGACTGAAATTGCTGACTTTCTCGGCCGTTTTCCGCATGATCGGGGCACGTTCTGGAAGAGCGAAAAGGGAGGACGAGCGGAGCCCCCTGCCGGACGAGGTTTTCACTCCGAGGTGGCTGTGGTCTCGGGTAAGGCCAACGCCAGCGCGATCGTAGCCCAGCTTGCCGTCGCGCTGGAGAGGAACTGATCCTTACCGTGCGGGTAGCCCGATTCGAAATACGACTGCAAGGCCTTGGCACGCGAGACCACATGCCATGACCCATCGTCGTGCTGCTGTGAGATCAGATAGGCCAACCCCTGCTGGTAGACCGGATCCGAGGTCGCAAGACCTCCTGCGTCATGCAGAGCGACCAGCGCCGTGCTGGTCGCGTACGCGTCGCCATTCATTCCCGTCACCTGTGACCAACTGCCGTCCTCGTTCTGGCTTCGCTTCAGCTCGTCAACCGCCAGATCGACCGAGGGAGCCCGCCCTTGCAGCAGGTGCAGCAGACGCAACCGGAAAACGCGATCCTCGTGATCCTGAGGCTCAGCCTTCTGCAGCCATGACTGAATCTGCTCGATGCGTGCGTCGATGAGTTCCTGCTGTTCATCAGTCCCAAACGTTTTGAGACCCCGGACCGCGACATAGGTGGATGTGAAATAACTCTGTTCGCTGGGAGGGCGGCTCGCTTCCGGTTCGTAGTGGTCGAGCTGAACCTGATGAATCAGCAGGTACTCGACAACTGCGGCGGTCGTCTCGTCCGCAGGCCAGTTCCCCTTGTTCAGGGTCCACAGGGCGTAGCCAGCCGTATCGACCTGTCCTCCCTGCCCCTCACCATCCCGGTATCGCTTTTTGTTTCGCGCAAGAAAATCGGCGGTAAACCGAAGGATCTCGGCCTGAAGTTCAGCGTCAGTCTGGAAGCCGCGTGCTTGGGCTTCAGTCATGGCCATCAGGGGCAGTCCCTGATTGTGGCAATTAAAACATTGCTTGCGCTGTTCTAACGAGCCCCGGGCTCCTTTCTCGAGCAAAGGGAGCGATTTGCGGATCGCGGCTTTGATCGCCGTCTCGGTGGGGCCGCCGCCGTCACCCGCCGTGGCGATTGCCCAGGGAGGGAAAAGAAACAGGAGACTGCCGACCACAGCCATCCCGCAAGCGACTGAGGCAATCCACCGTTCTGAATCTGGTATGCTCATGACGATGCCCTGACAGCGGACGGAGGGTGAGACTCAACCTGATCACCCCTTCTTTCAGGCACGTGCGCGACGATCGTGCCCGCGTTTCGATCATACCGGTCCGTTGATGGCGATTGAACCTCTGCGTTCACTTGCCACGATGCCGATCGGAGATCAGGGTTGGCCAGGACGATTATGGTATACATTTTTTCAGTACCGGCTGGTTGGCAATTTTTGTTTCAGGTTACCATCATGTTTGACCGCACGGATGAATGTCCTCACTAATAGATTCTCTCCAAATGTCGTCTCCTGCCAGCCAATTTTCATTCCACGGCAACCGTTGGGTTCATGTCCTGTTTGGGATCGTCGTGTCCGGTCTTTGTCTCTGGTTTGCCACGCGGGAACTTCTGTCCGATCCGGAAGCGTTTTCCAAAGCGGGAAACGCGTTTGCGGATGCGAACTACTGGACTCTGGTTCCAATCATGATCGCGACCGGCGTCTTTTATTGGCTCAAAGCCTTGCGCTGGCGACTGCTGCTGTCTCCGATCGGTCAGTTCAAAGTGGGACGCGACCTGTTTCCCTTCGTGATGATGGGGTTTGGTCTGAACAATGTCCTTCCCGTTCACATGGGTGAAGTGGTTCGAGTGCTGCTGTTCGCACGACATGCCAACCTGAAAGTGTCTACGGTGGCTTCGTCAGTGGTACTGGAGCGAATTTTTGATTCGATCACGGTCCTGACGCTGCTGAGCGTCGGGCTCGTGTTTGTTGACGGGTTGAATCCGAGCGTCCAAACCAATACGTCCATTGTCGCGGTCTGCGTGGGATGTCTGGTCCTGACATTGCTCCTGTATGTCTTTTATTTTGCTCTGTGCATCCGCATCGTCAACGCGGTTCTCTCGCCGATTCTTCCTGCTTCGTGGCTGGAAAAGTTGCACCATCTGCTGGAAGCAGGAGTGACGGGGCTGGCCGCGGTGAAGCAGCCTCGATTGCTGGCGGGCATCATGGCCATTTCGCTTTGCAGCTGGATGATCAACGGGTTCGTCATCCATCTGGCGCTCAAAAGCTTTGGTCTGCCCAACAGCCTGCTGATCTCGTGTATCGTGCTGGGACTGACCGCTGTCGGTGCTGCGGTCCCTTCGGCCCCCGGCTACGTCGGCGTCATTCAGCTTTGCTTCACAATGGTGTTGAGTGTGTTCTCAGACGACTACCCCGGAATTTTCGCCGCTTCCGTCTACTACCACCTGACGGAGTACATCATCGTGACGCTCACCGGGATTTACTTTCTGAACACGACCGGGCGGGGCCTGAAGAAGCAGAGTCTTGATCTTCCGTTTACCCAGCCCACCCCCGCGGCAGAGCCGGAATAATCCTCGGCATCCATTCGCTGCTGTTCCGAGGTCTCCTTGATCCGACCGTGATCCGCCTGTGCGTGGCTTCGGGACCGGGAATCGCCATCTCGGGTGGGTCTCAGACGCGTCTCTCGGCGACAGTCCACAGTCGAGTCGCGGTGTCGACGCTCCAGTTCCCGGTCGGTCTGATTCCCTGCGCGCCATGGTGAGCGTTAGGGACTCAATCTCTTACGGGGTGAGTCCTGTGGCTCTCTCCTCTCATAAACCCTGATTTCGAGAGCACATAGAGTTCTCTTACGGGAAAGCTACGGGGACATCTGGCGTCCGGCGCAGAAGTTGCCTCTGGGTATTCGCATGACGTGATGCGTTGTTCAAACCCCACAGGAGATCAGAATCATGGCTACGATGACCGAACAGATGAAGGACAAAGGCAAAGAAATCGGCGCCCAGGTATCAAACCAAGTGGGAAAGTCGGTTGAGGGGATTCGCGACGCCGCT is from Schlesneria sp. DSM 10557 and encodes:
- a CDS encoding DnaB-like helicase N-terminal domain-containing protein, which codes for MNEIDDIPPHSIEAEKAVVACCLLDSTVLPDLVDTIQPRHFYNDQLRLLYQTILKIADRGNAVDELTLADELNSQGMFEQVGGAAFLIEIMEALPHAGHFRTYAKTVRELAATRDVRNAAKQVLRQLRYSSADPSEMWGRVIDTVTTASESLAVSANPFAVTDVTTFCDENSELSPYVLTGIVRLGETMNFVSASKLGKSWLVLCLALCVACGLKWLGRFWACKGRVLIIDNELSKPVLASRIRRVAEAMNLSPEDYAGQVDIKSLRGELMNLDELSRCLSRIPKGTYSLIVLDAFYRFANPGMDENSNSDQTAMYNRLDQIASSLGAAIVCVIHSSKGNQSAKAITDVGSGAGAMSRAADVHAVLRPHEVEGAAVFEAAIRSSPPVDKFVMKFEYPLWTIDESLDPNDLKREGPRRATKNNDEANEAKRLKEIEQQIKILEVYETYRDGDTKSQIAGLSGLSGAAYGPFHTSFMRQAFIKPCEVQKSRKQPYPGFKITDAGLEALRSLRQTLESIRLSESDMSHSDKSSSFRRTVCLSVDRTVDPSLIADAFGETTF
- a CDS encoding phage major capsid protein, with the translated sequence MSKFDASNILQTMQGRMDAIIEENPQTVPQKAQQEFDACLQVVNLVRQMTTAKIPLDEVGQRVELRNDGQLVTRRQAQRQSEYVAATEGDSTPSRFRQGNRELKHYSPEVIFGEPAPKSEFKSMADFCWNVKQGTQAVRMAAAGANEGIPSDGGYAVPMEQSYEILGASPEGEFMRPRCRVEGMKYGQKIITTPDDSSHATGDVYSGLQLQWVPEAGEIDYQMPKLKQLALYAKKAVIMVPTTNELLADATAYTSSLPTLMGTALGFGLDRTMLVSGVGGGQPLSVLNADSTITVAKDSGQAAATISYANLVNMLGRIHPGCFQNARWVFNPSCIPQLLQMTIPIGTGGSQIPAMSESNGQYRLLSLPVHFSEKLNPLGQLGDCLLLDPTQYVIGIQQNGFRMDQSNHVLFTSDQTVFRLIVRIDGQPIWSKAFQPLNSAPTLSWAVTLAARA
- a CDS encoding aldo/keto reductase family protein, translating into MSESSAVLGRIERTKVPPFLYGTAWKEERTRELTVAALKAGFRGIDTANQRKHYDEASVGLGIADAIQSQLVAREELFLQTKFTFRPGQDHRLPYDPAAPVAEQVKQSFSSSLQHLGTTWIDSYVLHGPSQGTGLGKSDWEAWSAIESLYEQGLIRCLGISNVSLDQLQTLTARCRIAPHFVQNRCYATMGWDGRVRDFCRTNGIVYQGFSLLTANRPVLAHPQVLKIAQHYGRTPCQIVFRFARDVGMLPLTGTTSVDHMREDLEVLDFQLQPDELKLIERVAIA
- a CDS encoding helix-turn-helix domain-containing protein, which encodes MQGMAEAEQGGTIITERWLSFDQVMAITGMKRTFIQSEMNSGRLKSLKVGRCRKVKKSELEAWMSKFDGAGEIN
- a CDS encoding helix-turn-helix transcriptional regulator, with product MLITIEGVSEMLHLTTRGVRDAWYQGRIPAPIRVGRRSIRWRLDELEKFIASQPGAVRPIKEKSDVKV